The Montipora capricornis isolate CH-2021 chromosome 6, ASM3666992v2, whole genome shotgun sequence genome has a window encoding:
- the LOC138053689 gene encoding putative ATP-dependent DNA helicase Q1, which produces MEEAVIVNGNPNQKNIAYSVQTVSGGANNTFAPFIEELRKNGTSSKRVIIYCQTIKVVSHVYGVFKGDLGGDMYVIQGDPKSSMVEMYHSRIDELNQENIVADLAKSGGNIRILISTIAYGMGVNCQGVRTIIHYGPSRNIEAYHQESGRAGRDTPALCTAVMLYSNVMLKYCDDDIKEYAHNNTLCRREALLLHFDANFSEVEKPGKPHECCDVCQRSCKYNGDSCSFVYFPSLKSSSSSEPVLQEREISCNQLKKLHAKLVYLKTSFSKDVLDTASVKNAPLFASPELLSGFGDTQIDQALTNCQYLFSVADVHKYVEIWDPSVAKEIMVAIQQLFSDTNFEDNFSEEEDSIFFSFVFWGSEQEEELFHNLPEAFFLSVENSDSDSDN; this is translated from the coding sequence ATGGAAGAAGCAGTCATTGTTAATGGGAATCCGAATCAAAAGAACATTGCTTATTCTGTTCAAACTGTCAGTGGTGGGGCAAACAACACCTTTGCTCCTTTTATAGAAGAGTTGAGAAAGAATGGGACAAGTTCCAAAAGAGTTATTATTTACTGTCAAACAATAAAAGTTGTCTCACATGTTTACGGAGTCTTTAAGGGTGATTTGGGTGGTGACATGTATGTCATACAAGGAGATCCTAAGAGCAGTATGGTGGAGATGTACCATTCCAGAATTGATGAACTTAATCAGGAGAATATTGTTGCTGACTTGGCCAAATCAGGTGGCAACATtagaattttaatttcaacaatTGCATATGGAATGGGAGTGAACTGTCAAGGAGTTAGGACCATAATCCATTATGGTCCTTCAAGGAACATTGAAGCCTACCACCAGGAGAGTGGCAGAGCAGGAAGAGACACACCTGCTCTGTGCACTGCAGTGATGCTTTATTCCAATGTCATGCTCAAATATTGTGATGATGATATTAAGGAATATGCACACAACAACACACTATGCCGTAGGGAAGCTTTGCTTTTGCATtttgatgcaaatttcagtgaaGTGGAAAAACCTGGCAAGCCTCATGAATGTTGTGATGTGTGCCAGAGAAGTTGCAAGTATAATGGCGAttcatgttcttttgtttattttccatcaCTGAAGTCTTCGTCTTCATCAGAGCCTGTCTTACAAGAGAGAGAAATCAGTTGTAATCAACTTAAAAAGCTCCATGCAAAGTTAGTGTATCTTAAAACATCATTTTCCAAAGACGTCCTTGACACTGCTTCAGTCAAGAATGCTCCCTTATTTGCCTCACCTGAACTTCTGTCTGGTTTCGGTGACACCCAAATTGATCAGGCATTAACAAATTGTCAGTATCTTTTTTCTGTTGCTGATGTCCACAAGTATGTGGAAATTTGGGATCCAAGTGTCGCAAAAGAGATAATGGTTGCAATTCAGCAACTTTTTAGTGACACcaattttgaagacaatttcTCTGAAGAGgaagattcaattttttttagttttgttttttggggttCTGAGCAAGAAGAAGAACTTTTTCACAACCTCCCAGAGGCGTTTTTCCTTAGTGTAGAAAATTCAGATTCTGACAGTGATAATTAA